From one Lasioglossum baleicum chromosome 11, iyLasBale1, whole genome shotgun sequence genomic stretch:
- the LOC143213548 gene encoding uncharacterized protein LOC143213548, whose translation MSTYASFQQYDLLDSEGYGSASSPESNPRSWTHQEIYPQPPRSRGSSCGSVSSLDCQNREYQEIGGPANDSFHVSTAGLNFVEFYEGYYQQKGCRADHQLDHQPANGGGARPPAKDHAKIVFRMNECMENVYDCVPGGVKFTNDVPDGEQTAGISPKLEQGPGNALLGNSRCDFGPANQQESFLPAKSYGILKPDGFLPRNNGNPYGQRGDILYLGAAYSVQRNESYAAQNGQGGKCVPSRYHQKNDSVLHVASMDYNGQKTKETMQKIKNGTPGIEVLRKRRLAANARERRRMNSLNDAFDRLRDVVPSLGNDRKLSKFETLQMAQTYIAALYELLQRE comes from the coding sequence ATGTCAACCTACGCCAGCTTCCAACAGTACGATCTGTTGGACTCCGAGGGCTACGGATCGGCGAGTAGTCCGGAGTCGAATCCGCGGAGCTGGACGCACCAGGAGATCTATCCACAGCCGCCGAGGTCTAGGGGTAGCAGCTGCGGGAGTGTCAGCTCGCTGGACTGTCAGAATCGCGAGTACCAAGAGATCGGCGGGCCGGCGAACGACAGCTTTCACGTGTCAACGGCCGGTCTGAATTTCGTCGAGTTCTATGAGGGTTACTATCAGCAGAAGGGTTGTCGAGCTGATCACCAGCTGGACCACCAGCCGGCGAACGGCGGCGGTGCGAGGCCGCCGGCGAAGGATCACGCGAAGATCGTGTTTAGGATGAACGAGTGCATGGAGAACGTTTACGACTGTGTGCCCGGTGGTGTCAAGTTCACGAACGATGTCCCGGACGGCGAGCAGACCGCGGGCATCTCGCCGAAGCTGGAGCAAGGTCCGGGCAACGCGTTGCTTGGCAATTCAAGGTGCGACTTCGGCCCGGCGAACCAGCAGGAGAGCTTCCTGCCCGCGAAGAGTTACGGTATCTTGAAGCCCGATGGTTTTTTGCCTAGAAATAACGGCAACCCGTACGGGCAGAGGGGCGACATTCTTTATTTGGGCGCCGCGTACAGCGTGCAGAGGAACGAAAGCTACGCCGCGCAGAATGGCCAGGGCGGCAAGTGCGTGCCCTCGCGGTACCACCAGAAAAACGACTCGGTGCTGCACGTCGCGTCGATGGACTACAACGGCCAGAAGACCAAGGAGACCATGCAGAAAATCAAAAACGGCACGCCCGGCATCGAGGTGCTCAGGAAGAGGAGGCTCGCGGCGAACGCGCGCGAGAGGAGGCGGATGAACAGCCTGAACGACGCGTTCGACAGGCTCAGGGACGTCGTGCCCAGCCTCGGCAACGACAGAAAGCTCAGCAAGTTCGAGACTCTGCAAATGGCGCAGACATACATCGCCGCGCTCTACGAGCTCCTGCAGAGGGAGTGA